The Plectropomus leopardus isolate mb chromosome 7, YSFRI_Pleo_2.0, whole genome shotgun sequence genome window below encodes:
- the pigv gene encoding LOW QUALITY PROTEIN: palmitoyltransferase ZDHHC18-A (The sequence of the model RefSeq protein was modified relative to this genomic sequence to represent the inferred CDS: deleted 4 bases in 4 codons), which produces MTMDVRAVLEFATVTRGLSLFLQAVFNAVIPDHDADAFRPPRTEEPLYLDSAVEWLLGGLSHWDAEHFLFIAERGYLYEHNFAFFPLFPVVLRGLAETLLWPLSSWLSVRGRLLVAVALGNSALFLLSVVALYALSRIVLQDRRLALLSSLLYCITPANVFMTAAYSESLFAALTFGGLFLLEKGFTFRACLALSIATAARSNGLVNIGFLLYLPSLHAISQIRVYRTTTKGHSKVLHYIWAIIRLLLTSLLGTAIIALPFCAFQYYGYRTFCTPSVSLERIPPALLTLGELKGYRVPDENGPPPLWCMRPLPVLYSHIQDVYWDVGFLRYFELKQIPNFILALPMATLGIIAAYAYFQANPELCLRLGLWETGANKGLDKPIPGMFNPRVFVYIVHSTVLLVFGTLCMHVQVLTRFMASSSPVPFWISAHLLLLNEPLLHRRKTSNPNVQLHTYSRNGCKHTPQNPITALLPHFKACSQTTQSVLGYFLSYWVLGLALHCNFLPWT; this is translated from the exons ATGACCATGGATGTCAGAGCAGTTCTGGAGTTTGCCACAGTCACCAGGGGtctgtcactgtttttgcag GCTGTTTTCAATGCTGTAATCCCTGACCACGATGCTGATGCATTCAGGCCGCCACGGACAGAGGAGCCTCTGTACCTGGACTCTGCAGTGGAGTGGTTGCTGGGTGGCCTCTCTCACTGGGATGCCGAGCACTTCCTCTTCATCGCTGAGAGAGGATACCTCTATGAGCATAACTTTGCTTTCTTCCCCCTCTTCCCCGTCGTCCTC CGGGGCCTGGCAGAGACGCTGCTGTGGCCCCTGAGCAGCTGGCTGAGCGTGCGTGGGCGTTTGCTGGTGGCTGTGGCTCTGGGGAACAGCGCCCTCTTCCTGTTGAGTGTGGTCGCCCTGTATGCGCTCAGTAGGATAGTTCTTCAGGACAGACGTCTTGCTCTGCTCTCCAGCCTGCTCTACTGCATCACACCTGCCAATGTTTTCATGACCGCTGCGTACTCAGAGAGCCTGTTTGCTGCGCTCACATTCGGCGGTCTCTTCCTCCTGGAG AAGGGGTTCACCTTCCGAGCCTGCCTGGCTCTCAGTATAGCCACTGCAGCACGATCTAATGGACTGGTTAACATAGGATTTCTGCTATATCTTCCTTCGCTGCATGCTATTTCCCAGATTCGCGTATATCGAACAACGACAAAAGGCCACAGTAAAGTCCTCCACTATATTTGGGCCATCATCCGTCTCCTGCTCACCTCTCTCTTGGGAACTGCAATCATCGCCCTTCCCTTCTGTGCGTTCCAGTACTATGGGTATAGGACATTTTGCACACCATCTGTTTCCTTGGAACGTATCCCCCCTGCTCTTCTGACGCTGGGTGAGCTGAAGGGCTACCGGGTTCCAGATGAAAATGGTCCACCGCCGCTCTGGTGCATGAGACCTCTCCCTGTGCTTTATTCTCATATCCAGGATGTTTACTGGGATGTGGGCTTCCTCCGCTACTTTGAGTTAAAGCAGATACCAAACTTCATTCTGGCTTTACCTATGGCTACTCTCGGCATAATTGCAGCATATGCATAT TTTCAAGCCAATCCAGAACTGTGTCTGAGACTGGGACTTTGGGAGACAGGTGCAAATAAAGGACTAGAC AAACCCATACCTGGAATGTTCAACCCCAGAGTGTTTGTATACATTGTGCATTCAACAGTACTTCTGGTGTTTGGGacactgtgcatgcatgtgcag GTCCTAACCAGATTCATGGCCTCCTCGTCTCCCGTGCCCTTCTGGATAAGCGCTCACCTGCTCCTTCTCAATGAGCCACTTCTCCATCGGAGGAAGACGTCAAATCCCAACGTGCAGCTACATACATATTCCAGAAATGGATGCAAGCACACACCTCAAAACCCCATCACTGCACTGCTGCCACACTTTAAAGCCTGCTCTCAGACCACACAGAGTGTCCTGGGATACTTCCTCTCTTACTGGGTGCTGGGCCTTGCACTGCACTGTAACTTCTTGCCATGGACATGA